The following DNA comes from Bradyrhizobium sp. SK17.
ATGTCCTTGATCCCGGCGGCACCAGTCTCGGCGATGATCGCCGAGATCGCGGCCTTCACGTCGTCGTCGGACATCTGCTTCGGCAGGTAGGCCGAGATCACGGCAATCTCCGCCCGCTCCTGGTCGGCGAGTTCGGCGCGGCCACCCTTGTCGTAGAGCTCGACCGATTCCTGGCGCTGCTTGATCATCTTCTGTAGGAGGCCGAGCAAATCAGCGTCCGAGAGTGGCGGCTTGCCCTGCCCGCGCGCGTCGATGTCGGCGTTCTTGATGGTCGAATTGACCATGCGCAGCGTGGAGAGCTTGCGCTCGTCCTTTGCCTTCATCGCTTCCTTGACCGCAGTGTTGATATCGTCGCGCAGCATCCTGGTATCCTTAAGCCGGTAATCCCTTCATGTAGGCAGTTTGCTGCACGAGAACAACCTAGTTCCGCAACCACTGAACCAGCGCATCGGCGCAGGCCTGCGGCTGCTCCAGCTGCGGCAGGTGACCGCAATTGGCGAGCACCACGAGCTTTGCCCCAGGAATGCCGTTGGCCATCTCGTCGGACAGCGAATTCGGCACGGTGTTGTCGGTGTCCGTGGTCAGCACCAGGGTCGGGCACTTGATCCAGGCCATGCTCGGCCGCGAATCCGGCCGGCTGAGCACCGCGTTTTGCTGGCGGATGAAGGCCTCGGCGCCGATGTCCTCGCTCATGTCATCAACGATCTGCCGCAGGCCCGCATCGCCCTGCCGCGACGGATGCACGAAGCCCGGAAACAGCTCGTCGACCACGTCGCGATATTGCCCGGTCTTGGCACGCTCGATCATGCCGCGACGGCGCGCGGTCGCCTCGGGCGTATCGGGGCGCGCCTGGGTGCTCATCAGCGCCAGCTTGGCCACCCGCTCGGGCGCCTGCCGCATGATCTCGAAGGCGATGTAGCCGCCCATCGAGTGCCCGGCGAGGGCAAAGCGCGGCGGCGCCTCGGCCAGGATCCGGCGGGCGATCGCCCCCATATTGTCGTCCCTGACATGGTTGGCGACCGTGACCGGGCCGCACCGCCACAGCGCCGGGATGACCGGGGCAAAGATCCGCGGCGAGCAGATGAGGCCCGGGACGAGCAGGATCGGCATCGTGTTGTCCATGCGAGGCTCCGAACCGGGTCATTTTCGGCAAGCAAACGGCCGCTTCAGGGAACTTTAGATTAAAAGGCCATTCCGGCCTGTCAAATCGACCGGCATTGCCGTGTGAATCCGTGTCCTTTCGCTTTGACGCCACAGGGTGCGGCGTCTATTTAAAGCGCTCATGACAACATCCGAAAACGCTCCCGCCTGGCCGGACCATAGACCGACCGCGCTCCTTGTGCTCGCCGATGGCACCGTGCTGGAAGGCTTCGGTCTCGGCGCGGAAGGCCATGCCGTCGGCGAGGTCTGCTTCAACACGGCGATGACCGGATATGAGGAAATCCTCACCGATCCGTCCTATGCCGGTCAGCTCATCACCTTCACCTTCCCGCATATCGGCAATGTCGGTACCAACGAGGAAGACATCGAGACGGTGAACATGGCCGCAACGCCCGGCGCGCGTGGCGTGATCCTGCGCTCGGCGATCACCGATCCGTCGAATTACCGCGCCACCCGCCACCTCGACCAGTGGCTGAAGGCGCGCGGCATCATCGGCCTGTCCGGCATCGACACCCGGGCGCTGACCGCACTGATCCGATCCAAGGGCATGCCGAATGCGGTGATCGCGCATTCGAAGACCGGCGAATTCGACCTGCACGGACTGAAGGAAGAGGCCCGCGAATGGCCGGGCCTCGAGGGCATGGACCTGGTGCCGATGGTCACCTCCGGCCAGCGCTTCACCTGGGATGAAACGCCCTGGGTGTGGGGCAAGGGGTTCGGCCAGCAGACCGCACCGGAATTCAACGTGGTCGCGATCGACTACGGCATCAAGCGCAACATCCTGCGGCTGCTCGCCGGGGTCGGCGCCAAGGTGACCGTGGTGCCGGCGACGACAGCGGCCGAGGACATCCTGGCGATGAAGCCGGACGGCGTGTTCCTGTCGAACGGCCCCGGCGATCCGGCGGCGACCGGCAAATATGCCGTGCCCGTGATCCAGAAGGTCATCGAGTCCGGCACGCCGACCTTCGGCATCTGCCTCGGCCACCAGATGCTCGGCCTCGCCGTCGGCGCCCGGACCATGAAGATGCATCAGGGCCACCACGGCGCCAACCATCCGGTCAAGGACGAGACCACCGGCAAGGTCGAGATCACCTCCATGAACCACGGCTTCGCGGTGGATCAGGCAACGCTGCCGAAGGGCGCCACCCAGACCCATATCTCGCTGTTCGACGGCTCCAATTGCGGCATCGCGCTCGAGGGCAAGCCGGTGTTCTCGGTGCAGTATCACCCCGAAGCCTCGCCCGGCCCGCGCGACTCGCACTACCTGTTCCAGCGCTTCGCCGACCTGATGCGGAAGAAGAAGCAGGCGGCCTAACAACATCCGTCATTGCGAGGAGCGCAGCGACGAAGCAATCCATTTATCCCGTGCGGAACGATGGATTGCTTCGCTCCGCTCGCAATGACGGAGATCTTTCCCGATGACCGACAGCGCCACCCCGAAGCCCACCTACGGCGTCTCTTCGCTGGAGCTGATGGCATCGATGCCGGGGCTCGACTTCGTGCGCGGCATCTTCGCCCGCACCCTGCCCGAGCCGCCGATCATGGAGACGGTCGAGCCGTTCGACTGCACGGCCGAGACGGGCCATGTCGTGATCCATAGCGTGCCGGGCCTGCGGCACTACAACCCGATCGGCTCGGTGCATGGCGGCTACATCGCGATCCTGCTGGATTCCGCGATGGCGCTTGCGGTGCAGACCACCCTGCCGAAGGGCTCCGGCTACACCACGCTGGAATTCAAGATCTCCTTCGTCCGCGGCATGAGCAAGGATACCGGCAAGATCCGCACCGAAGGCCGGGTGCTCAACGCCGGGCGTCGCGCCGCGACCGCCGAAGGCCGCATCACCGACGAAAAGGGCAAGCTGATCGCGCACGCGACCACGACCTGCATGGTGTTCGAACTGCCGAAGACGGCGTGATCCGACGGAACGCGGAGCGCTGACAGCGGGTTGATCCACTTGTAGTGTTCAG
Coding sequences within:
- a CDS encoding GatB/YqeY domain-containing protein; amino-acid sequence: MLRDDINTAVKEAMKAKDERKLSTLRMVNSTIKNADIDARGQGKPPLSDADLLGLLQKMIKQRQESVELYDKGGRAELADQERAEIAVISAYLPKQMSDDDVKAAISAIIAETGAAGIKDMGKVIGALKAKYAGQMDFGKASGLVKAALAG
- a CDS encoding alpha/beta fold hydrolase, producing MDNTMPILLVPGLICSPRIFAPVIPALWRCGPVTVANHVRDDNMGAIARRILAEAPPRFALAGHSMGGYIAFEIMRQAPERVAKLALMSTQARPDTPEATARRRGMIERAKTGQYRDVVDELFPGFVHPSRQGDAGLRQIVDDMSEDIGAEAFIRQQNAVLSRPDSRPSMAWIKCPTLVLTTDTDNTVPNSLSDEMANGIPGAKLVVLANCGHLPQLEQPQACADALVQWLRN
- the carA gene encoding glutamine-hydrolyzing carbamoyl-phosphate synthase small subunit, whose amino-acid sequence is MTTSENAPAWPDHRPTALLVLADGTVLEGFGLGAEGHAVGEVCFNTAMTGYEEILTDPSYAGQLITFTFPHIGNVGTNEEDIETVNMAATPGARGVILRSAITDPSNYRATRHLDQWLKARGIIGLSGIDTRALTALIRSKGMPNAVIAHSKTGEFDLHGLKEEAREWPGLEGMDLVPMVTSGQRFTWDETPWVWGKGFGQQTAPEFNVVAIDYGIKRNILRLLAGVGAKVTVVPATTAAEDILAMKPDGVFLSNGPGDPAATGKYAVPVIQKVIESGTPTFGICLGHQMLGLAVGARTMKMHQGHHGANHPVKDETTGKVEITSMNHGFAVDQATLPKGATQTHISLFDGSNCGIALEGKPVFSVQYHPEASPGPRDSHYLFQRFADLMRKKKQAA
- a CDS encoding PaaI family thioesterase; translation: MTDSATPKPTYGVSSLELMASMPGLDFVRGIFARTLPEPPIMETVEPFDCTAETGHVVIHSVPGLRHYNPIGSVHGGYIAILLDSAMALAVQTTLPKGSGYTTLEFKISFVRGMSKDTGKIRTEGRVLNAGRRAATAEGRITDEKGKLIAHATTTCMVFELPKTA